DNA from Musa acuminata AAA Group cultivar baxijiao chromosome BXJ1-5, Cavendish_Baxijiao_AAA, whole genome shotgun sequence:
GAAATGGAGATGCAACTTACTGTAAAGATCACACAACTATAATTTCAAGAGACCACATCCCCTAGAGAAAGCATCTCATGGCACTGGAAGAGCCTCGGTGCCCCAATTGTTAACCGTATGTCGAATGCCATTAAAATAATTGCCTATCAAGCTAGAAATCCTCCAAAATCTcattaaaagaagaaagaaagtgtTGCTTACCTAATTCCCGGATAATACAGAAAAAAATTAGTCTATTCAAGCAccgaaatccataaaattaatgaAGAATAATACAGCATTCGCAACGACAAACCAAGAGGGAAAGGAAAACGACAAGAAACCTAAACCTAGCATAAGGAACCAGAACGGGGGTAAGCATAGTTTGCCAAGATCGCGCCTGCTTAACCGAAGAACACGAGGAAGATCACCGCACAAAAGCTAAAGGTTCCgcgaagaaagagaaagaaacacGAAAAAAGAACGAATCTTGGGCGGCATTGGGTCGCACCCTGGAGCGGGGAACACCCGGCCGAAGCTTCACGAAGCCGAGGGAGGGGCCAGTGTGGCGCTTCATCATCTCGGCCTGGATCTCCAAGGGGCTCATCCGCGAGAAGTCGGGCGGCGGGGGGAGGTCGGGCTTCGTCGTCTTCTGGCCCCACCGTTTccactcctcgtcctcctcctcgtccaccACGTCGTCGAGCTCGTCCGGGATGCTTACTCTCTTCTTCCCACCCTCCGACGACGCCACCAACAGTGCCAAGAGCACGAGGAGGAAACGACGGAGACAAACGCGAGGGATGAGCAAGCGAGTCTTGTTCCTCGCCATTGAGTCGATGCGCGAGTGTCCTCGAAGCCTTAGTTTATCATGTGAATACTCTCAAGTGTTATATACGAAAAATAGCAAGTATTGATAAttatgctcatatatatatatatatatatatatatatatatcattgagtaAGTAAGAGAAGAAATTGTTCGTGGTTGTAGCTTCATGCGGACAAATAATATGGTCATGAATTTATATTTAAGTTTTTTGTAACTTATTATGAAATTAATTGCTTGTTAAGCATAGGACAttacaaattgaaaagaaaaaaggCATGGATTATCGCCATCAAGATATTATTTCAAAGACAACAATTTAGTGGCACATATCCACACCTTGGAATAACCCAACTTTAAGTGTTGGTGTCTCCTTAACATAAAAATCCTACATTAAATAGCAAAACTTAAGTCCATAAACCATCAGATTTCATCAGAAATTTAGATAGGTGCAATCATATCAGTGGTAAAGTTAATTATATTCAGCAAGAGTAGAACTATAATAGATGACCGCCACCAAACGAGAGCTTAGGGAATGCAGGAAAGCAAATTAATGTACACCATATGCAACATGCAAAACCCTCACAAATGCATAAATGATTGCAATGAAAATTAAAGGCGACTTGCACCACTGACcggacaaagaaaaagaaaaagaagtcttTCAACAACAGATGAAATATGCTCAGCTACAACACATTTTCAATTGCTTAACTTCATCCTCCATACTTTCTACTTTCCTCCAAGCATTTCTGGATCAGAAATATGACAAAACAGATCAGTAAAAACAAGTTCCTATCTTCAAAATGTACAAGGTGCTGTCAACTTGCCACTACCCAATGCATCGAGTATCCACattgctgctctctctctctctctctctctctctctctttctctatgtATCAACCTCAACAACGATGGAGCGCACGCCATGTCCATTAAAACCTCTGCAGGTACAGTCACAGTAATGCACAACAAAGGCTGCCTTGCAGAAGattttcatcatcatcaccatggtAAAGATGGTAAAGCAATAAGACCACCCTCTTTGCGCATTTATCCATCTAGATCCATACATTGCATATTCTGAGCACAGATGACAGAAACTGAATCATGGATTTTAACTGCCCCTTGGCCAAAAGAAGTGCTTACAGAGCCAAATTCCATATCCTCATCATCGCTGTCAATGCTGTTATGTGTCACACGGTTCTGGTACCTTCGGCGCCCAACAAGAAACACATTGAAGTAATAGCTCACCAGATTTTTCCTCTTCTTGAGAGGAAAATACAAATAAAGCTTGTTCCAGAAGTTTTTATCAAGAGATGGCCGATTCGAATGAACAATGGCCTTGAACTTACATTCTTCTTCCTCTGTCCATGAAAGTGCGACCTCCTCACCCATACTTCGGAATCCCCAAACATAGAAAGCTGGACCCAGTTCACGTTTTAATTGCAGCCTTTTCTCAGCAATGTGAAACCTAGTGCACTCTACAAAACCTGGCCATTCACATTGACAGATAGCTTGCCTACCCCTTCCTATAGCAACATTATCAAATGGTGCGTTCTCTTGACCTTCAGGAGGCCAGATCCTGGTACCCAACCATTTGAAATCATCAGAACCAGTAGTAGATACAGAAGGCTGGCCAGTCCAAATTGGTACCTCTGCTTGAAATTGTCTGCCTACAGGTATCTTCACATGGGGTGGACCGCTAGAAAGCCAATCAGCTATTGCATCTAAGCAGGGATTCTGAAGCCCATGTTTCACATCATTGCTTTCCTCACCTGCAGCCATCAGACCCTTGTTGTCCATGTCATCTTCATGAAGACAGAATGTTTGATGACAAGTTCTTGATTTGGATTTTTTATTGCATTTTGTTTCCTCATGGGAAATGGTACCATTACCATTCTCACAAATGGAGTGGAATCCATTCTGCAAGACCAGGTATGATGGTGGTTTTCATCTCAATTAAAACAGCATTGTCTTCATTAATGTAATaaaagaactataaataatttttctaaggtCTAACAATAATCTATTAAGTCAGGTAtaacaagaaaaatcatagaaaaACAATTTTCATGAATCAGAAACATATAATGATTTCTCCAAGAGCTGGAAAACATAGGCAAATCTTCTACGAGATGTGATTCAGAAATCAGAAGTATTGATCAATTGTGGCAAAAGGGGAGCTTATTCAACATTCCTACATGTTGGCTCACAACCAGTGATCGTCAAAATTTAAGTCCAGATTTCAAAACTACCAACATATGCGACAAATATCTAATAGGCCCAATATCTTAAACAACTATCCAAAGGGTTTTGCCAACAGAAAGGTCCTGTACTAAGTAGATTTACCACTGGATTCAGCAAAAAGATTTAGCATCTACCACATATTAGAAGGATAGAGCTTTTGACTTCTCAACAGTTATAATTTCAGAAGATTTGTACTTTGTATTGCATAAGTAAATGTAACATTTGGATCATTTGCTGACTCTGTAAGTTccgcacaaaaaaaaaaacctacaaTAAATACAACTTTGAAACCAGTCTTTAGCTATCAGGTATTCAGATTTACATATCacgatatgaattataatataataaaaaaatcctTGTATTATGCTAGTTAACATATTAtttaaatatgatttaatataaAAACCATCAAGTGCTCTtcttcaaaaaaagaaagaaaaaaaattagaaaatgcaCAACTATGATAATGTATGTCTTTAAAAAGAATGTATTTAGAAAGTTTTAGGTATAAACACGGGtatttgatattaattttaaGGAGCAATGTAACTGATATTAGTGGAGTAGACATGCAGACATAAAATTTTGAACTTCAAACAAAAAATTGACACCATTAAATaaagaatttaaaaattataaataatcattttaGTATATCACTTATACACTGGTAGACAAAATGTCTTCAATTtgagaatatttcaaatatttcacAAACAAGTATATATCATCTGAATTGGAAAATATTGAttgtatattatataaatatccaATAAATGATTTCTtttcttaaaatatatttttttaaattgagtGATCATTCTGGTGTTGTCCAACACGTCATTGGACCTACAGCTTCTTGTTGCTCAATCGAAATCTGTAATGCCTTTTTGGTAGATGATAGAATTCAGATTAAAAGCCATGTATTCTTGACACTAGAAAGtaagacaatatatatatatatatatatatatatatatatatatatatatatatatatatatgttttacttTGTTGCTGTTTAGATAATAAATAGTTTGTAGATTTGTAGCATGTAGGAAAAAGATCATGTTCAAAACAATAAAACAGTATATTGGAATCATGACAGCAAATGAAAAATTAAGGATGAAATCAAGAAATCTAGCATCAAACTTAGCTTAGTTTGGAGAGAAATTCTCTCCTTCCTTGAAATCTCAAGCATGATCAGAAGGAAAATAACAACTTCAAATGGCTCTTGGAATGAAATCTCAGTCAAAGGCCTGTTTTGAATGTACAATAAACCAGGCTAGACTTATTACCATGTACAGGTTTCGTACAGACCAAATATCAAGTGGTAAACCTGATAGTTGTTGTTTGTTGGTCAGTAAGCTCATTATGGACCAATTCCCCCCAATAATTACTTGGTCTGCAAATTGCTAACTGGTTGAACTGGTAAATATCAGATAGTATGTACCGGTCCAACTAGTATTTAAATTTGTTCATACAAATTTTGAATATTAGGCCACAGAAGAATtgcaaattttattttaattagtttACTTACAATATAATGTCTGTATTTATTGTGATATTTATTTAATCACATCGTCTTATCTCTAAATTCAGAATTTAAATGGATGATAACTTGATTATGAAGCTCTTGCTATAGGATATAAACTATGGTACAGAAGAAATCTGAAAATGACTAATTGCATGTCTCATGTGAAAGTTTAGGCTCAAATCCCACCATCACCACCCCTACCACCATTTGCCATTACTCATGAATGCAGGTTGTAAATGCGAGCAGGCAAACAACAAAGAATACATCTAACAATTACACTCAAATAAGCAAAAGAAAGACATGAACTTGTCATTGTAATTCCGAATTGTAGTGTAATTGTAAATGCAGGTAAATTGGTGCACTGAAAACCAAACAGACCCTAAGTACAAATCAAATGTCATGTAGGATTGAATGCTTCCAACTTGCCTCTACCATCCAATGTCAATAGCTAGATGCCAACTCCTTTGATAAGGACTGAAATATGCACCCACTCACTCGAATAATTGGAGAATAATATTTGAAAAGATTAAATGGAAAATAATGTGAAGAAAAGGAGGAATTTTGAGAATAGAGGCAGTTCCTTGGAATAGGATGTAAAAGATTTGCTGCTCACTATCGTTAAGGTGAAAGAGAGAGTTTCAGTTAGTTTTCTGGAGACCTATGTCTATGCTTCTTAAAATCTCATCTTTCTTGCTTCTTAGAACCAAAAATTGGTAAAAGACCCATGTGACTGCATATAGTTGGGAAGAGTTTGTCAAAGTTAGCTTGTCAATATGTCTCTATATATGCCCAGTTGCTACAATGTCTAACTTGTCATATTGTCCAATTGCCTGGTAATTGCATATGATTGAGAATTGTGGGCATGCATGCAGAAGAACTAGTACCTGATGATGAGTTGCTTGAGAGAATGTTCGGCGAGTTCTTCTATGAGACACAGCTTGCCTGGCCAGAAGTACCTGAGCATAGTGCTCACTACTTGCAAGACCCTTGACTTTTCCTCTGTCACTTGCCATAAATTTCCCACCAGAACAGTAGCCAGGATTCTTCGCCCAATTTCTCACCCATTCAAGCATCCCCACCAAATCATCCCGCTTCCTCTTGAGATGATTTAATCCTCCTCCATCAACTGTGCTTGCTTCCGAGATGAGAACGTCACAATTATCATTCCCATCGGTATCGAGTTGCGACCTACACCCGCTGCCCTTGAGTGGTGAAAGGAACTGATCTTTCTTGGAACCCAAAGGAACTGGAGACTGACAATCCGCCTTTTTATGATCTGTAATTGCTCCACAACCCTCTCCGACACCCAAAAGACGTAATTTCTTGTATCCAGACCGTTTCCCTGCAACCTTCTTCCCCGAAACTCTCTGCAACCACCGGTCGACCACATCCAAGTACTTAAAGAACACCAGTTTCAACGACGACCCAAACCCCAACTCCAACCCAAGCGCCTGCGCCACCGACGCCCACGCGCAGTTCTCCGTCACCAGGTCGCAGCCACCCATTTCCTGCACCAAGGAATAGAGCTTCAACAAATCCACGCGATGCCCAGTGCCGACCATGGCCGGCAGCGGGCGGATCCCGCCCCTCCGATCGACCTCCTTCGAGAAAACCGACAGGATCCGATCAAACAGAACGCTCCACTTCTCGCAGCCAGTCTCCGAGCCAGGTACATCGAGATCGGAACAGAACCCGATGCTTTGGAGCTTGCGGAGGATCTCCACGACGTCGAGGGAGACGCCCGCCGAGGCGAGAGGCCATCCGGCCATCGAAGAGCGGAGCTTTGGGAGGCGAATGCAAACCGTTACGGAGGAGGAGGTAAGGGTGATCGGGGCAGTGGCGGCGGCCGTACGCCGCCGGTGGCGCCACGCATCGCCGTCCCACTCTTTGGCCGACAAGGGGTCGAAACGTAATTACGGTAAACAAGAGGGGCAGTTAAGCAGCAGGGAGAGCTGAGGTCTCGGAATGCATGGGGAGAAGTAAGCGAGAGAGGGGAGTTGAAGCAGTTGAGGAGGAAGTGTTTTTTTCTCTTCAGCCCcttgaaagagagagaaagaaaaagaggagcCCTCCCTCTCGTCTCACCTGCACAGAAGGATGATGAGGGATTTCTCTTTAATCTCTTGGCTTATTGTTTTTGGTGGGGGGTAATAATGGTAAGGGAGTTGGCGGCAGGGCAGGGAAGGGCACCCCCCCAAAAAATAAACCCTAGAATAGAGAGGAAGGGGATGATGATGGTTCAGGTGTGGGTGCGGCTCTTCTGTCTTTGATCCAACCCATCAATTATGAAAGGACGTCTTTTCATTGAAGGAAGGGAGGCATCTTCTGatcttattttatttaattaataataaatgagtcagatatttatataatatatcaGAATCTTcagatcttatttttttaattaataataaataagtcAGATATTTGGATTATGTATCATATCAATACGATCTTCGATTTATGATTATATCTTAATATGTTGAAGTGATTCATGATTTCCTTTTGAACTTCTTCGGTGACGATGTGTGGTTAGATTTGATTGAATGCTTGAGTTGCAATAGTATACGAAGGCAAGATAAATGTTCTAATAATATCTTGGATATGGGAATTTATCTTTGGGTCCAAGACACGTCACAGTCGATATCATACGTCAGGTCAAAATCCATATCAAGATATTGTTTTGCACGTCCACCACGTTAACCCGTGTACGACCAACCCTCGAACACGATAGTATAAAGACCTATAACCGATGTCCGGCCCAAGGGGAGAAGAACAATTCCACCGACAATtgacttgctcatcggaggggccaaagtcgggaatcacccgacgacGAAGGCATTTTTTACGGCGAAGCGGTCACCCCCGAGCCATAAGCGTCTCGACCCGAAAATCATCATTAGTGAACGAGAGCGAGCTGTCACCTATCCCGGGAACGGAGAGACGTAGCTCGACGCAGACGACGCTCGGACCAAGAAACGCTGACCAATACCCCGACCTATctcggcatccagctcagccgacagagaactcccgacatcgacccgtggacataGCCATGCTGACTTACCAATCACGgcgcatttgttcaccaacatgtACAAACCCTTTCCTCTTAGGTTTTTGTGGCAAACATGATGAGGGTTTGAAGAGGAGGATGGATGAGAATTTATGGTTATTATAAGTCAACTTGAATCAAATGGGTTGGGTTCTCTACTTGTATTAACTTAAAAATCGATAGTTGATGTTTATTATaacttaaataaaattaaatcgaTAATTCTAATATTTTCCGATGGAAGTAAGAAAGTAGTTATCTTAATTGTTTGGAACCCTAATAATAGTCCATTTCTACACAATGCATATTCCGCTTGAATGGTTGTGGAGAGTAGTACTCATCATCGTTGGAGAGGATTGAACTTATCGGTTATTCAAGTGTGACGACTACATACAtacttaatttttaaaaaaatataaaatataaaatcatcatcatatttttattaatttttattgaacACTATAAATACATATCATACTTTACACATCTGAATTAAATCTCTTTGTAATTTAATCATGTGTCGATATGACATAATTGTTCATTTTTTCAAATCTTATCacttttaaaattagaaaaaatatttttggaaGCCCTTTGATCTAAAAGGGTGACCAAGAAACCTGACCATAGATGATATACAACATGTATATTTTGGACACACATGAAGAGGAGAGATGCTTGTATGGTTATGACACATTGAGCGTTTTGATACTTATTTCATGTGTTTTATTATTTGTGTTGTGGATCAACACATATGCATTTTGATCCTTTGCTCAATTATGACACATAGGGGCCTTGATACATGAATGTCTTAGGTGAATGAATCTGAGTAAGAGGAGGTGCTTTGCCTAGTTAAAAGCATATCGAGGGCATTGATACTTAAGTCATGTATCATGTGTGGGAAGATACCTTATTATGTTAGGGTGTATCGAAAACTCTAGATGCATCTAATGTAAAGAAAAGCTATAAGAGCACATCTGACATGTTGACTCTTTTTCTTGGCTAAAGTGGTTTCACCATTGAGTAGGTCAAACAATGATGAGTTAGATATTTTTATCTGGTGAGAGTGTTCGTAGAACATTTGTATACGATGAGAGTgagttcaaatatttttttacctATCAAGAGTATGTATGATCAATCCAAATACCCTTATAGACGAGAAGTTAAAGGCCCCATATCTAAAATGGATTTATTAGCGGTGATCGTCACAAGTCTTAGACATGTTGTTGATAGAGATCTCTTAGTTCTAATTTTCTTACAATATTTTCTAAAAGACACTTTTAAAAGTACAATCTATAAATATGTCAGTTTTAATCACTCTATCTGATTTGTTTTCTAAAATATTATCACTTTTGGAATTAAAAAgaagttcaatttgagataaagtgAGTTTTGAAAGGTTGAGCAAGAATTCTAATTAAAAATGATATGTAAATTGAGAAGATGTCCGCCTAGAGAGTTTTCAAAGGAAGTTTTGTAGAAAACATGGAAAGCTCAACCAGTGCAATGTCATTCTATGGCTCAAGTCATTGTTTGTAGAAAATGAATGATAAAGTCCGAGAAGGGTTTGAGAgttcaaaataaattttcaaaattctGAATGAAACTATACCCAAGAAGTTTTCTATTTTAGCGTTCATTCCATGACCATTgtccaaagataatttttttttacgtGACATTTTGATACGTCATTAATATAtcattatttataatttgattaaaCTAACTTGTGTTGAGGTTTATGTTATGGGAAGATATCGTTAACGTTGT
Protein-coding regions in this window:
- the LOC103984624 gene encoding uncharacterized protein LOC103984624 translates to MARNKTRLLIPRVCLRRFLLVLLALLVASSEGGKKRVSIPDELDDVVDEEEDEEWKRWGQKTTKPDLPPPPDFSRMSPLEIQAEMMKRHTGPSLGFVKLRPGVPRSREDVPAIAMRWSKVLRTGSVGVKFMAVDLNTIMFTMERGQDLEELKEFVLSQPEAYEIKIGQQLYRRPGDPPLDEVVESLHKKKTSANAHEIGRDSHTLSDEL
- the LOC103984623 gene encoding AT-rich interactive domain-containing protein 2, coding for MAGWPLASAGVSLDVVEILRKLQSIGFCSDLDVPGSETGCEKWSVLFDRILSVFSKEVDRRGGIRPLPAMVGTGHRVDLLKLYSLVQEMGGCDLVTENCAWASVAQALGLELGFGSSLKLVFFKYLDVVDRWLQRVSGKKVAGKRSGYKKLRLLGVGEGCGAITDHKKADCQSPVPLGSKKDQFLSPLKGSGCRSQLDTDGNDNCDVLISEASTVDGGGLNHLKRKRDDLVGMLEWVRNWAKNPGYCSGGKFMASDRGKVKGLASSEHYAQVLLARQAVSHRRTRRTFSQATHHQNGFHSICENGNGTISHEETKCNKKSKSRTCHQTFCLHEDDMDNKGLMAAGEESNDVKHGLQNPCLDAIADWLSSGPPHVKIPVGRQFQAEVPIWTGQPSVSTTGSDDFKWLGTRIWPPEGQENAPFDNVAIGRGRQAICQCEWPGFVECTRFHIAEKRLQLKRELGPAFYVWGFRSMGEEVALSWTEEEECKFKAIVHSNRPSLDKNFWNKLYLYFPLKKRKNLVSYYFNVFLVGRRRYQNRVTHNSIDSDDEDMEFGSVSTSFGQGAVKIHDSVSVICAQNMQCMDLDG